In bacterium (Candidatus Blackallbacteria) CG13_big_fil_rev_8_21_14_2_50_49_14, a genomic segment contains:
- a CDS encoding nuclease translates to MFCFQWIQMLNLAKLASQMRHAAFDFREEASLFDGRRALVRQTWNGALLQEASLVEKLLQAKDFPWGSARPLEPLNHRAALPDLAPQHIVLATDGSQIVPSRHEISPCYLVNIGRIRYLYGTGERPLQESEPFLYHREQDLYTQVRRQFVGVSEQWIGLERGLKEFEELAELCVETRRLWPERPVLAMIDGSLTGLLPELMALPQTLQMTAFKRLAGAFNQIRSQGIPLCAYISQSRRTEVINFLRLQRCPYERPTCETLCTEGQEPCSGLAPFPDRQLWQDILDLGERSPLFTPLATTPEPLQGHELCFFYLHCGAEVARIEIPRWVADRPEWLMAVHGYVFSQVEKGRGYPIALAEAHNQAVVKSSDRAQFYALLSRKLADAQIGIQVSRKELKKRRGIV, encoded by the coding sequence GTGTTTTGTTTTCAGTGGATTCAGATGTTGAATTTAGCGAAGCTTGCTTCCCAAATGCGTCACGCTGCTTTTGATTTTCGTGAAGAAGCTTCTCTGTTTGATGGACGTCGCGCGTTGGTTCGGCAGACTTGGAATGGGGCCTTGCTTCAGGAAGCAAGCTTGGTTGAAAAACTGCTTCAGGCGAAAGACTTTCCTTGGGGTTCGGCACGTCCTTTGGAACCCTTAAATCATCGGGCTGCGCTGCCCGATCTTGCGCCACAGCATATTGTTCTGGCGACGGATGGCTCACAGATCGTGCCCAGCCGTCATGAAATCAGCCCCTGTTATCTGGTCAATATTGGGCGAATCCGCTACCTTTATGGAACGGGTGAGCGCCCTTTGCAAGAGAGTGAGCCATTTCTTTATCACCGTGAGCAGGATCTCTATACCCAGGTTCGTCGCCAGTTTGTTGGGGTTTCAGAACAATGGATTGGCTTGGAACGCGGTTTAAAAGAGTTTGAGGAGTTGGCCGAGCTTTGTGTAGAGACCCGTCGTCTATGGCCTGAAAGGCCTGTTCTTGCCATGATTGATGGAAGTTTGACAGGTCTCTTGCCTGAATTGATGGCCTTGCCCCAAACTTTGCAGATGACAGCCTTTAAACGTTTGGCTGGAGCTTTCAATCAGATCCGTTCCCAAGGGATTCCGCTTTGCGCTTATATCAGTCAATCCAGACGTACGGAAGTGATCAATTTTTTACGTTTGCAGCGCTGTCCTTATGAGCGGCCGACTTGCGAAACACTTTGTACCGAAGGGCAAGAACCCTGTTCTGGCTTGGCTCCTTTCCCTGACCGGCAGCTCTGGCAGGATATATTGGATTTGGGGGAACGTTCTCCTTTATTTACGCCTTTGGCAACTACGCCGGAGCCACTTCAGGGGCATGAACTCTGTTTCTTTTATCTGCATTGTGGTGCTGAGGTTGCCAGAATTGAAATTCCGAGATGGGTGGCTGATCGGCCCGAGTGGTTGATGGCTGTGCATGGATATGTTTTCAGTCAGGTAGAAAAAGGCAGAGGTTACCCGATTGCCCTGGCTGAAGCACATAATCAGGCGGTGGTTAAAAGTTCTGATCGCGCTCAATTTTATGCCCTACTTTCTCGTAAATTGGCAGATGCCCAGATCGGGATTCAGGTTTCACGTAAAGAATTGAAAAAAAGACGAGGAATAGTCTGA
- a CDS encoding 50S ribosomal protein L13, with amino-acid sequence MNTTYSAKKHELSKEWFVIDASGQTLGKLAVQVANILRGKHKPTYTPHVDAGDFVVVINAEKIAVSGKKRDQKQYIHHTGYPGGFRSVAFKDLQAKHPDRIIFKAVKGMLPHNRLGRQLVKKLKVYAGAAHPHEAQQPKVFSQASK; translated from the coding sequence ATGAATACGACGTACAGCGCAAAAAAACATGAACTGTCCAAAGAATGGTTTGTGATCGATGCCAGCGGACAAACGCTGGGCAAACTGGCTGTTCAGGTCGCAAATATTCTTCGTGGCAAACACAAACCCACCTATACCCCCCATGTGGATGCCGGAGATTTTGTGGTCGTGATCAATGCAGAAAAAATAGCTGTTTCCGGAAAAAAACGGGATCAAAAACAATATATACATCATACCGGTTACCCGGGTGGATTTCGCTCTGTAGCTTTTAAGGACTTGCAGGCCAAGCATCCCGACCGGATTATTTTTAAGGCTGTGAAAGGCATGTTGCCCCATAATCGTTTGGGACGCCAATTGGTCAAAAAGTTGAAAGTATATGCCGGTGCTGCGCATCCGCATGAAGCTCAACAGCCCAAAGTTTTTTCACAGGCCAGTAAATAG
- a CDS encoding 30S ribosomal protein S9, with amino-acid sequence MSVQYYWGTGRRKTAVARVRLRPQGEGQVMINGRQWKDYVGGSPRLHADLHAPLRLLNLQHKYDVMINVNGGGIHGQVGAMRHGIARALLEVDPSFRHSLKSAGYLTRDPRVKERKKYGRKKARKRFQFSKR; translated from the coding sequence ATGAGCGTACAGTATTATTGGGGCACCGGTCGTCGTAAAACAGCTGTAGCCCGTGTGCGTCTTCGTCCTCAAGGCGAAGGCCAAGTGATGATCAACGGGCGTCAATGGAAAGATTATGTTGGGGGCAGCCCCCGTTTACATGCAGACCTGCATGCGCCTCTGCGTCTGCTCAATTTGCAGCATAAATATGATGTCATGATCAATGTCAACGGTGGCGGTATTCACGGACAAGTTGGCGCCATGCGTCACGGTATTGCCCGTGCTTTATTGGAAGTAGATCCTAGCTTCCGCCACAGTCTGAAAAGCGCAGGCTACCTGACCCGTGACCCTCGCGTTAAAGAACGTAAAAAATATGGTCGCAAGAAAGCCCGTAAGCGCTTCCAGTTCTCTAAACGTTAA